In bacterium, a single window of DNA contains:
- a CDS encoding universal stress protein, which translates to MMRILVATDGSPHAKRAAALAARLVRELQKAEIVLVNTGHIPAIALGGPGADMMVDYSVLEEGFEKAGQAILEQTAEVFHGVDAPVTKQYRRGEPSHEILAAAAEAKADMIIMGSRGLGQIGGLILGSVSERVLHGAHIPVLIVR; encoded by the coding sequence ATGATGCGGATCTTGGTGGCCACGGACGGGTCGCCGCACGCGAAGCGCGCGGCCGCACTCGCGGCGCGCCTCGTGCGCGAGCTGCAGAAGGCGGAAATCGTGCTGGTCAATACCGGTCACATTCCGGCGATCGCGCTCGGCGGGCCGGGCGCCGACATGATGGTCGACTACAGCGTGCTGGAAGAAGGCTTCGAGAAGGCCGGGCAGGCGATTCTCGAGCAGACGGCAGAGGTGTTCCACGGTGTCGACGCGCCCGTGACGAAGCAGTACCGGCGGGGCGAGCCGTCGCACGAGATCCTCGCGGCCGCGGCCGAGGCGAAGGCCGACATGATCATTATGGGCAGCCGCGGTCTCGGGCAGATCGGCGGCCTGATCCTCGGGAGCGTGAGTGAGCGCGTGCTGCACGGGGCGCACATTCCCGTGCTGATTGTCCGGTAG
- a CDS encoding glycoside hydrolase family 13, translating to MMPVLDRPLRHVVFRIDGRRIPGARSVALVGSFNRWDSAAELLRRDPDGWWTADVLLVPGEYEYLFLVDGMPWNDPLDDGRMANAWGGHYSLRVVV from the coding sequence ATGATGCCGGTACTCGACCGGCCGCTGCGTCACGTGGTGTTCCGCATCGACGGACGGCGGATCCCCGGAGCCCGGTCGGTGGCGCTCGTGGGCTCGTTCAACCGGTGGGACTCGGCGGCGGAACTCCTCCGGCGCGACCCCGACGGCTGGTGGACGGCCGACGTCCTGCTTGTGCCCGGTGAATACGAGTATCTCTTCCTCGTCGACGGAATGCCGTGGAACGACCCGCTCGACGACGGCCGCATGGCGAACGCGTGGGGCGGGCACTATTCGCTGCGGGTGGTGGTCTGA